Proteins from a single region of Rhipicephalus sanguineus isolate Rsan-2018 chromosome 5, BIME_Rsan_1.4, whole genome shotgun sequence:
- the LOC125758627 gene encoding uncharacterized protein LOC125758627 has translation MIPLRACSSYDSRHVQLWETEMYFNLHPAILGVLLLFASAAIWSNGIAVAPGELQPPVQGAAPPHWLSEVGDSLKRGFTRKRTERRDEHGAYVMGAYADVRVSPPVVRFLVVANGEEKRRHFPPFECRFTFSNSTDSPDSEAPVRASWSPIGHQGGFEPLLVTCPTRRNDSLPRLVSLTYMGADSNGWLLPRKVERVPKRPGTFALCVTVGDQGEPDPRTLAEFFAFYDVLGASRYVFYIRSPGAGLDYLSALQRKYGETTSTKDRLRVHLDAVQDDDEAVTSCVYDLMTSPFEYALAVTPRDFVVPRRDATMKEFIQRSQHAGAMTFLRYTFVGPRPVPGVNESSLISQSKVLRSAHADPPGMTSRALVRVADVVQMSARGGFSLLPSSSARVMDPRHASVCSYVEDSEAAPEEALAYDDYMLGYGDFMRRSVAWRLHTERLGA, from the exons ATGATCCCTTTGCGAGCGTGCAGCAGCTACGACAGCCGCCATGTGCAACTCTGGGAGACCGAGATGTACTTCAACCTCCACCCGGCCATACTGGGAGTGTTGCTGCTGTTCGCCTCGGCGGCCATTTGGAGCAACGGAATCGCCGTGGCACCCGGCGAGTTACAGCCACCTGTACAAGGAGCAGCGCCGCCTCACTGGCTGTCGGAGGTCGGCGACAGCTTGAAGCGAGGGTTCACGCGAAAGCGCACAGAGCGGCGGGATGAACACGGAGCGTACGTGATGGGCGCCTACGCCGACGTCCGCGTGTCACCACCGGTCGTTCGGTTCCTGGTGGTGGCGAACGGGGAAGAGAAGAGGCGCCACTTCCCGCCCTTCGAATGCCGCTTCACATTCAGCAATTCAA CAGACTCCCCAGATTCGGAAGCTCCAGTGCGTGCCTCGTGGTCGCCCATCGGACACCAAGGTGGCTTCGAACCGTTGCTCGTCACCTGCCCCACTCGCAGGAACGATTCGTTGCCGCGCCTGGTGTCTCTAACGTACATGGGCGCTGACAGCAACGGGTGGCTCCTGCCTCGCAAGGTGGAGCGAGTCCCGAAGCGACCTGGCACCTTTGCGCTGTGCGTCACGGTCGGAGACCAGGGCGAACCCGACCCCAGGACACTCGCCGAGTTTTTCGCCTTCTACGACGTGCTCGGCGCCTCACGATACGTCTTCTACATAAGAAGTCCCGGCGCCGGCCTCGACTACCTCTCGGCGCTGCAGCGAAAGTACGGGGAGACCACGTCTACCAAGGACAGGCTGCGCGTGCATCTGGACGCGgtgcaagacgacgacgaagccgTGACGAGTTGTGTCTACGACCTCATGACGTCTCCCTTCGAGTACGCGCTCGCGGTCACACCTCGGGATTTCGTGGTTCCTCGGCGGGACGCCACGATGAAGGAGTTCATCCAGCGCAGCCAACACGCCGGAGCCATGACATTCCTCAGGTACACCTTCGTCGGTCCCCGTCCTGTGCCTGGCGTCAACGAGTCATCTTTGATCAGCCAGTCGAAGGTACTGAGGTCGGCTCACGCGGACCCGCCCGGTATGACGTCGCGCGCTCTCGTCAGGGTTGCAGACGTGGTGCAGATGAGCGCGCGCGGAGGGTTCAGCTTGCTGCCGTCTTCGAGCGCGCGTGTTATGGACCCGCGGCATGCTAGCGTGTGCAGCTACGTCGAAGACTCCGAGGCTGCGCCGGAGGAGGCGCTCGCGTACGACGACTACATGCTCGGTTACGGTGACTTCATGCGCCGTTCTGTGGCTTGGCGACTGCATACCGAGAGACTTGGTGCCTGA
- the LOC119394923 gene encoding uncharacterized protein LOC119394923, producing MEHHDAVASPTVAVLDVKLPPFWTSDPALWFAQVESQFAARRITADHTKYHHVVANIPPATASEVRDILLAPPAEDAYRVLKETLIRRLTPLEPERLQQLLRETELGDRRPSQLLRHMQQLAGCTAGLDSRLVQELFLQRLPATVRIGVTASGETDVSKIAEMADRLMAVATPAVATVLAEASPSPALLEIRAEISRLADTVAALQSSGSQSTRRSATQQQRQLCWYHRKFGDTARKCVLPCEKSGNAPSQH from the coding sequence ATGGAACACCACGACGCCGTCGCCAGCCCGACAGTAGCTGTGTTAGACGTGAAGCTTCCTCCCTTTTGGACCAGCGACCCGGCACTTTGGTTCGCCCAAGTGGAATCGCAGTTCGccgcccgccgcatcaccgccgaccacacaaagTACCACCACGTGGTCGCCAACATCCCACCTGCCACAGCGAGCGAGGTGCGCGACATTCTGCTTGCCCCACCAGCCGAAGATGCCTATCGAGTGCTCAAAGAGACGCTGATTCGCCGTCTAACCCCTTTGGAGCCGGAGCGCCTGCAGCAGCTGCTACGCGAGACCGAACTGGGCGACCGCCGACCCAGCCAACTGTTGCGCCACATGCAGCAACTAGCGGGCTGCACAGCAGGTCTCGACAGTCGCCTGGTGCAGGAGCTTTTCCTTCAAAGACTGCCCGCAACCGTGCGGATAGGCGTCACGGCTTCCGGAGAGACAGACGTTTCCAAGATCGCCGAAATGGCTGACCGACTCATGGCCGTCGCCACGCCAGCAGTTGCCACGGTGCTCGCCGAAGCCTCGCCCTCTCCCGCCTTGTTGGAGATTCGTGCGGAAATTTCTCgcctcgccgacaccgtcgcGGCGCTGCAGTCAAGCGGAAGTCAAAGCACACGGCGGAGTGCTACACAACAACAGCGGCagctgtgctggtaccaccgtaagTTCGGTGATACTGCACGGAAATGCGTGCTGCCGTGCGAGAAATCGGGAAACGCGCCGAGCCAGCACTGA
- the LOC119392937 gene encoding uncharacterized protein LOC119392937, translating to MGNGPERVLRFGAATSVLLLLLLSGLVLLADDVRAAGLLEGRQVDSQFWQGVLNKTAEGSADQAFSMVLAKVSDDLAGAMDRINEFLDGVRRNVTSVIQEGVKNKAGSPAEETRK from the exons ATGGGTAACGGACCTGAACGCGTCCTGCGCTTTGGCGCCGCGACCTCGGTGCTGCTCCTGCTGTTACTGTCGGGGTTGGTACTTCTGGCCGACGACGTGCGTGCAGCCGGGCTGCTCGAGGGCCGCCAGGTGGACTCGCAGTTCTGGCAGGGAGTGCTGAAcaagaccgcggaaggcagcgcggaCCAGGCATTCTCAATGGTCCTCGCCAAGGTCTCCGACGATCTGGCGGGAGCCATGG ATCGGATCAACGAGTTCCTGGACGGCGTGAGACGAAACGTCACGTCCGTCATACAAGAAGGTGTCAAG AACAAGGCAGGCTCACCGGCGGAGGAAACACGAAAGTGA